CCTAAGGATTTACTCATCTTTTCCCCGTCATCACCCATGGTCACAAAACCGTTATGTAACCAATAGTTAACAAAGGTTTTCCCGGTCCGGGCTTCCGATTGGGCCCGTTCATTTTCATGGTGAGGGAAGACTAAGTCCGCCCCGCCGCCGTGAATGTCCAGGGTGTCGGCCAGGTAACGGGTAGACATGACCGAGCATTCAATATGCCAGCCCGGCCGTCCTGCCCCCCATGGAGAATCCCAGGAAGGTTCGCCGGCCTTAGCCGCCTTCCAGAGGGCAAAGTCGACACTATCTTCTTTCTTCCCTTGCTCATCGGCACTCACACGCTCGCTGGCACCAATTCTTAAGTCATCAATAGATTGGTCACTCAATTTGCCGTAAGAAGAAAAACTCCGGGCCCGGTAATAGACATCCCCGTCCACCACATAGGCATAATCCTTATCCACCAGGTCTTGGACAAATTCAATAATAGCATCAATATTTTCCAGAACCCGGGGATTGAGGGTTGCGCGTTTGACATTGAGCTTGTCAATATCTTCATAATAAGCCGCAATATATTTGTCAGCGACTTGACGGCTAGTGATACCTTCTTCTTGGCTGCGTTTGATAATTTTATCGTCCACGTCAGTGAAGTTAGACACAAAGTTCACTTCATAGCCGCGGTATTCCAGGTAGCGACGGATCACGTCAAAGGCTACGATACTGCGGGCATTACCGATGTGAATATAATTGTAGACAGTCGGTCCACACACATACATATTCACCTTACCGTCATTAATGGGGTGAAATTCTTCTTTGGATTTGGTTAAGGTATTGTAAACTGTTAACATTTTTAAAATCCCTTCAGCAATAAATTCAATAGTTCAAATAGAATCTTAGGACCATTTTACCATTGATTGCCGGTTTTTAACAATCTCTCCTTACTAGGCTGTGACCTCAGGCATCCCCCTCTCCCGAGTTGAATCTTTTTTAGCAGGAAATACCTAAAATTCTCACTGCCCCTTCATTAAAGCCAATCTCCTCAGAAACTGTCAACCAAGCCCTTGTTTCCAGGTTTTTTCACTCTGAAATTAGCCATCATTTTCAGCGATAATCATCCACTTCTTTGCAATACAAGATGCCCTGAGTTTCTCTTGATCAGCCCTGATTAAAAAGGGATATCTTATCCAAGAAATGAAAGCGGTCTCATGAGAATGGACTAAGAGGAAATTAAAGTTCCTCTCGGCTGGGCAATTAATAAACAAACTTATCCAGTGAAATGTTCCTTTTAAAGAAAAATGAGCGATAAATAAAAATAAAGCTAAAGACAAGTCAGCCGAGGCCAAGAAAAAAGGCCCTGATCATAGTCAGCAGCCTCTTGCATTCTTTATCCAATTATTCCCGCCACCAGGTGTCATACAAATTAATCGGCAGGTGGCGTTTATGTTGGGATTTTTGGTACCAGTTTTCGATAGTTTGGGCGTCTTGGTCACTCACTTCCCGCCCTTCCAGGTAATCATCAATAGCCTGGTAGGACACTCCCAAGGCCTCTTCATCCGGCAATTGGGGCCGGTCATCCTCTAAGTCAGCGGTGGGCACCTTGTCATAGAGGTGGGCCGGGCAACCCAAGGCCTTGAGTAACTGCTTGCCTTGACGCTTGTTTAAGCGCCAGAGAGGAACAATATCAGAGGCTCCGTCACCAAACTTGGTATAAAAACCGGTCACGGCTTCAGCAGCATGGTCAGTACCTACCACCACCCCACTAGATTGGCCGGCGATGGCATATTGGACCACCATCCGTTGCCGGGCCTTGATATTGCCCTTGTTGAAGTCGGAAAGCTCCAGCCCCGCTGCCTTTAAGGCGGTCACTTGTTGGTCAACCGCCCCTTTAATATTGACCTCCAAGACCTGGTCAGGTTGGATAAAAGCCAGGGCATCCTTAACATCTTGGGCATCGTACTGTTGGCCGTAAGGCAGGGTCACCGCAATGAATTGATAGGTCTCATCTTGGGTCGTTTGGCGGATTTGTTCAATGGCCATTTGGCACAACTTCCCCGCCAAAGTGGAGTCCTGCCCCCCACTGATCCCCAAGACCAAGGTTTTCAGGAAAGGATAGCGTTTGAGATAGTCAGTAATAAAGGTCAGGCTGCGCTCAATTTCATCATCACTGTCGATGCTAGGCGTCACTTTTAAGGCTTGGATAATCTCTGCTTGTTGTTGTCGCATGGTCTTATTCTCCTCATCTTCCTGCTTCAATCGACGCTGGTCTAACTAATCCGCATTGACTGGGTTCTTCTTGGCCCCAGCTTTGACCCGTTCATGGATGGCATGGATACTATCCATCTTCAAGTCATAGAGTTCTTGTGACAAGTCCACTGGGTAAGCTTCTGGGTTGAGGATGCGTTTGTATTCGTCCCACAGTGCCGCTAAGCTTTCTTCCGCATAGGCCTTGACTTCTTCTAGAGCTGGTAGGTCATAGACCCGTTTGCCATCTTGGTAGATGGTTTGTAGGAGCGGACGGGCAGAAAAGTCTTCAACCGTCTTGTTAATGTAGGTATAGGTAGGATGGAACATGTAGAGGGGTTGACTGGTATCAAGCTCTTCATCTTCAACCGTCACATAGTCACCCTCAGACTTACCATCCAGGTTATTGGTGATCCGCCAAATTTGTTTCTTACCTGGGGTGGTCACTTTTTCTGGGGAAGAGGAAAGTTTCATGGTTGGCACCAAATCACCCTTTTCGTCTTCAATGGCACATAACTTATAAACCCCACCCAGGGAGGCTTGGTCATAGGCCGTAATTAACTTAGTCCCGACACCCCAAGAATCGACCTTAGCTCCTTGCATTTTTAGGTTAAGGATGGTTTTTTCATCCAAGTCATTGGAAGCGACGATAATGGCATCAGGATAGCCAGCTTCATCCAGCATCTTACGGACGCGTTTAGAAAGGTAAGTAATGTCCCCACTATCGATACGGACACCGACAAAGTTGATCTTGTCGCCCATTTCTCGGGCCACCCGAATAGCATTAGGAACGCCAGAATTCAAGACGTCATAGGTATCCACTAAGAAGACGCAATTCTTGTGGGACTCGGCATAGTGCTTAAAGGCTTCATAGTCAGACCGGTAGGCTTGGACCATGGCATGGGCATGGGTCCCTGAAACAGGAACGCCAAGAATCTTTCCAGCCCGGACATTGGACGTAGAGTCAAAGCCACCGATGTAAGCCGCCCGCGCTCCCCAAATGGAGGCATCGAGTTCGTGGGCCCGGCGTGCGCCAAATTCAGCTAAGGAATCATTGCCACACACCGTCCGAATCCGTGAAGCCTTGGTAGCAATCAGGGTTTGGAAGTTAATAATATTCAAGAGGGCGGTTTCAATCAATTGGCAGTCAGCCAAACTGCCTTCCACTTGGAGGAGAGGTTCATTGGCAAAGCAGACTTCCCCTTCAACCATGGAACGGATGGTTCCGTTAAATTGGAAGTTGGCTAAGTAGTCCAAGAATTCCTCGGGATAATTTTGGGTTTCACGCAGATAAGCAATATCCGTTTCGTTGAATTTCAAATTATCTAGGTATTGGGTCAAGTGCTCTAAACCAGCAAAGATGGCATAACCATTTTCAAAGGGGTTATTACGGAAATACATTTCAAAGACGCAACGTTGGTCAGCGTTTCCCGCCTCCCAGTAGGTCTTCATCATATTAATTTCATAAAGGTCAGTGTGTAAGGCCAGACTATCATCTGGATAGATTGTCATTTTTTTCACTCCACATTCTCTTAATTTTGCTTCAACTTAGCGTTATTTGAGTGTTTCTATTATACCATTTTACCAGCTAAAGCCATAGATTTAACCCCAATTGTAACATAAATTAACGATCAGTAAGCCCTAGAGTGCGACGGGTGCAACAAAGATCGATAACACTGGAGCTAAAGAGCAAAAATTCTTGAAAAGAATTTCTTGCACTTTAGTGAAGTGGAGATCGATCTGCACCCGGAGCAGGTTTGGATAGAGTGCGACGGGTGCAAAAAAGGCTGGAATTTGCTCCCAGCCTGTTAAAAAGTAATTGTTTTTCTAGACATGTGTTTTAGCCGCACTTTGAAGTTGAGTTCGGAAGGGTGAGGGGATGTCCTTTCAGAAAAGTTGAACGATCAGCAAGCTGAGTTCGAACACCAGTCTTGAAGTCACCCTCACGTCCTTACCAAACCTGCTCCAAAAGTCAGCCCTGACGTCCACTTCACAAACTATGTACGATAGGCATTCGCCTATCTCCCATAGTTTGCTCCAGTGGTTCAGGGCTCTTTACGACTTTTGTCGCACTCTTATTCCACTAGTTCAATCCCCATTTTTTCGATGTCTTCGCGGTCTTCTTTGGGCAGGTTATCTTCATCAACCCCACTGGAGGAAACTTTTTCGAAGAGGACTTTAATGGTTTGTAAGAGGATCTTCATATCCAAAATCAAGGAATAGGTCTTGATGTAAATAAGGTCAAAGTTCAACTTACTATTAAAGTCAGAAGCATATTTCCCATAGACTTGGGCGTAACCAGTTAGGCCGGCTTTGACATTATGGCGCAAGTAGTAATGGGGGTTTTGTTTTTGGAACTGGTCCACAAAGAAGGGCCGTTCTGGACGGGGGCCAACTAGGGACATGTCCCCCTTCAAAATATTGATTAGTTGGGGTAATTCGTCAATCCGAACGGCCCGGATAAACTTACCTACTGGGGTAACCCGCGAGTCATTCTTACGAGCGATGACCGGCCCGGATTTGACCTCAGAGTCGACTACCATAGAGCGGAACTTGAGAATTTCAAATTCCTTGCTATTCTCAGTAATCCGGACTTGCTTGTAGAACACCGGGCCCCTGGAAGTTAGCTTAATGGCAATGGCGGTTAAGAGCATAATTGGTGAAGCGATGATTAACAGGATCAAGGAACAAATAATATCTAAGCCGCGCTTGATCAAGGCCTGGTCGGCAGGAATCCGAAAGTCAGATGTCTCAATAATCGACTCATCTTCAAAGCTCATGATATTGGGGTTAACCATAACCAGGTTCTCAAACTTGGAATTGAGGAAGAGTTTCTTCTCTTTCTGCATGAGGAGCCCATATATTTTTAATTTCTCTTTTTCAGGAATGGACGAAGCCATATAAACAATATCGATATCGTCCAGACGTTTACAAATATTATTATAGAAATCCGATAAAACCACATGGGTTACCAGGTGACGAGAGCTCTTACTATTCTTAAAGTTATAAATGGCCGAAAAAACCTCATCTTCGTAACCAATAATCATGACCCGCTTGGTCGAAGCATAGCGACGGTAGATACTAAAGACCAGACTCCTAAAGAAATACAGGAGGGTCACACTGACAAAGAAATCAATCAAGATCACTAAGCGAGGAAAGGCAAACCAACGCCCGATAAAGCTCAAGATCATGGTCATGGCTGCAATCAAACCCTGGTCAATCAAGGTAATAAAAAATAGGTCTCCCCGAGTCTTGTTGTAGAGGACATAGACCCCGGACAAGAGGTTGATCACTAAGAAAATCAGCATGATCCAAGGAAAGACACTCTGGAAGGCCTCCCCATTTTCTAAGGGAATATAGCGACTTTGATAGCGGATTAAAAAGGAAATCAGATAGGAAAGGAATAAAATCAGCGCCTCAGTTGCCCAAATGACAATGCGGTACCAATTGGTCCATTCTCCATTTTTTTGCATGGCTTAAAGCCTCCTCTGTAGATTCTTCCATCAAAAAAGAGCGGCTGAACCGCTCTTTCCTAGTTCATTAGGCCTATTTTAGCACAAAAGCAGGCAATGAGAATAGCTGCCCTGTTAAGATTCATTTAAATCTTACTGGCCATTCGCCGCTCCACTCTCCGTAGTTGTTGGTGCTGTGCTTTCAACCACGCCACTTTCGCCTAGATGAGATCCTTGCTCGCCCCCAGAGGGTTGCGGGCTTGGGTCCACACTCGGTTGGTTGGGTTGCCCTTCTGGTTGTGGGGCGGGTTGGCTGGTTGATGGCGTGTTTGTTTGACTATTTTCTGAACCGGTTTGACTATTTTGACTAGCTTCTTGAGGTTTTTCAGCCGGAGAGGATTGGCTGGTATGACTACTGGAAGCTGGTTGACTAGGGGATTGGCCTTGAGAAGTAGAAGCTTGGGTCTGAGATTGAGATTGTGATTGATTATTTGCAGGTTGCTCTTCTCTTGCTTGTTGCTGTCTAGCCGGACGGTTTTGCCGGCTTTGTTGTTCATACTGAGCATTGGCTTGGTCAGCTGCTTGGCGCAAGCGTTGGCTTTCTGCTTGTAGGTTTTTATTTTCCTCTTCTACCCGACTTTCTTCACGCTTAGCTTCCGCCTCAATTTTTTCTTTTTCTTCTGAGCTTGCCTTGGCATCATTAGCCGCTTGTAGCTTGCGATTGCGGATAACATCGATCACTTCTTGATGAGCCTTGCCTAAGCGATCTAATAATTCCGCCTTCAAATAAGGATTGTCTTCTTTTTCAATCTTTTTCTCCATGTCCTCCATGGCTTGGTCTAATTGGTCATAGGTCAAACCGGGATTGTCTTTGAGCTTTTGAATCGCTTCATCAAAGGCCTTAAAGCGTTGGCCTTGTTTATCCGCTTGGTCGACTAAACCATTGAGGGTCTGGTAGAATTCATCAGCCTGGCTGGGCCAGTTTTTGACTTGGTCTTCCTTAAATTGATTGAGGTCATCCTCTTTAAGGTCTTTATTGAGCAAGACATATTTCTGCACCGTCGCCCCATTCAAGGCCGGTTTATCCTTAATCTTTTCAAAGAGATGGTTGACCCCTTCTTGAGCCTTAAAGCGCGCTTCCACTTGGTCCAACTGCTTATTCAGGTCCTTGCGCGCACCGGAATAACGGTTTAGCCCTTCCACTTGGCCTCTCACTGCTTCAATTTCAGTTTTAGCGATATTTTCTTTTAGGAAAGTTTTATGGTCATCATAGTACAGGGCGGAAACTGCCTTTTCAGCGGCCTCCACGCTCCCATCACTTTTTTCCTGCTTGATGTCTTGGTTCTGCATGACCGCGTAAACACCGCCGCCCAAGACGACCACCACGGAAAGTAAGGCAACAATGACTGCTTTCCAATTCAGCCGTTTCTTCATATTTTCTCCGCTCCTCATTACTTATTCATTGATTGAGATCAAAGTCTCAACTTGACTTACTAAATTTTATCATTCATTAGACACTTAGTCTTCATTCTACTATTTATTTACCGCAAATACAGCCATTTTAAGAAATTTTTATAAAAATGACCATAAGAAAAATAAAAAAGCACCCTCTAAGGAGAATGCTTTAACAGCTTGAATAGTTATTAGCCTTCCGGTAAGACCTTATTTAGGGCCATGGCTACAATGGAGGCCACTGAAATTGGTGAACCGAAGAAATATTGGAGAACGGGTGGTAGGCTCAAGAGGAAATCGTTAGGCATGTATTGGATCAAGACCACCGTCCCTACCGATAAGGCAATCAGGAAGGTTTCCTTTTCCTTGATCTCCACGTTTTGCAAACTTTGCAAACCGGCTAGGAAAATCGTTCCACAGATGACCAGGAAGACCCCACCAATAACGGCACCAGGAATGACTGAAATCAAGGCGGATAATTTTCCGGACAGGCCAAAGAGAATAAAGAGTCCACCAGCGTAATAGAAAACAGGGAGACTGGCGACCCGGGTGAGGGAAATAATCCCTGCATTGGATGAAAATCCTGTTACCGGGCTGGTCCCCAAGAAACTGGTCAGGAGACAACCCAAGGCTTCCCCCACCACCCCTTTATTAATCCGTTCCTTGCTTAATGGGCTTTCTGAAGCATTAGCTAGGGCAATCCAGGCTCCAGTTGATTCGGACAAGAGCAGTAAATAGATCACCAGCATGGTCAGAACCGATGGAAGGTCAAATTGGAAGGAAAAATCTTTAAACATAACCATGGGTAAACTAAACCAAGGGGCAGCCGCCACCGGACTCAAGTCTAAAACTCCCATAAACTGGGCCAGGACACAGCCAATCAAAAAGGTAATCAAAATCGAGCCGATCCGGCAGATCTTACCGGCAAAACCGGTCAGGCGGTTGCCTAAGAGCGTGGCCGTTACCATGCTAATGATGGCTACCAAACCCAGGATTAAATTTTGACCGACACTGGCTTGGGGCGCAGTGTAGATGTTATTCACCGCTGCTGGCATCAAAGACAGCCCGATACAGAGTAAGAGGACGGCCCCTACAATTTGCGGGATAAAGTAATTAACAAATTTATCCATCAAACCGGAAAAACCCAGTAAGAGTAATCCCAAGGCCCCTACTAAGGCTGCCGACATGGCAACGCCCCAACCAGCAATACCGCCGCCATTGGCTAAGGCAATCCCACTAATGGCCGCAATGGGAATAAAGGAAGCCCCTTGCGCTACCGGCAGGTGCATGAGCTTGGTTTGGATAATCATAGCCAGGCCACAGGCGATAAAGGTCGATTGAATCACAGCTGACATTTGACCGGTGCTGAGTCCGACAATCCCAGCGATAATCATGGGGCCAATATAAACATTCATGGACAGGCCATGCTGTAAACCCAGGGTTAGCGCTTCAGAGCCAGGAATCTTGTCATCAATACCGGCTTCTAAGTGCGAGTTACGAGGCGTGCTTGACATAGGTAGAGTTTCCTTTCTTAAATACGAACATTATTAAATCATACATTCCTATTATACGGAATTATTGTCAGTTATCAAGTGATTTCGCGAATTATTTTCCATGATTTTAACAATTTGTTCGCTTTCTCCTCCAGTTAAGGGGCGGAAGTGGCCAGTTTTCAGGTCAGGGTCCAGCCGGAGCGGGCCTAAAGACAGACGTTTTAAGTGGGTGACCTTGAGTCCATTGGCGAGGAACATCTTCTTGACCTGGTGACGCATGCCCTGATCAATAGTTAAGTAAGCCTGGCGAGGACCGATAATTTCGAGTTGGGCAGGCCGGCAAGTCGTCCCATCAGTAAAGGTCACCCCGGCCTGGAATTTTTCCACCAGGTCAGCTGCCAAGTCGCCATTGACGGTCACCTGATAGGTCTTAGGCATATGAAAACGCGCATGTTCGAGGAAGTAATGGAGCTGACCATTATCGGTTAACAAGAGTAAACCTTCCACGTCCCGGTCCAAGCGGCCCACAATGGAAGTCCCTTGGTAGCGCTCAGGTAAGTGGTCATATGGCGTGGGCCAATGGGAATCTTTTTTGGCGGAGACTTGTCCTGCTGCCTTGTTATAGACCAGGTAGTGGTGGCCTAAGCCTTGGCCAATCCGCCTGCCCCGATAATAAATGGCCATCAAGTCGGGATCTAGGGCCTGGTTAATATCGACTAGGGCTCGGCCCTTATAGAAGACCTCCCCGGCATGGATAAGACGTTTGGCCTTGGTGGCTGATAAGTGACATTCTGCTTGAATGAGATCCAGTAAGCGCATAAAAAACTCCTTTAAAAAAACGTCCCTCCCTACTAAAAGCAAATAGTAAGAAGCAAGACGTTGGCTGAATGTGATTTAAAATAAAAAAGACCTATTTTTTCACTCGATCAAAGACACTGCCGATGATAGGCACCAAAACAGCTGCCGCAATAATTTCAAAAATAAAGTTGATCCCTAAAGCCCCCACAAAGGTTCCTAAAACAGCGGTTTCGGGAATGTTCAAGGCTTTGGCATAGGATTCGGAAGAAAAGAGAGCGGTCATGATAATGACTAGGGAGGTATTGGTAATGGTCCCTAGAGCCCCAATAATAATCCGGCTGACTTCCGGACGCAGCCACTTAGCTAAGAAGCGAGCTGCCCAGCCCGACAAAAAACCGACACAGACCCGGGGC
The nucleotide sequence above comes from Aerococcus urinae. Encoded proteins:
- the cysS gene encoding cysteine--tRNA ligase, yielding MLTVYNTLTKSKEEFHPINDGKVNMYVCGPTVYNYIHIGNARSIVAFDVIRRYLEYRGYEVNFVSNFTDVDDKIIKRSQEEGITSRQVADKYIAAYYEDIDKLNVKRATLNPRVLENIDAIIEFVQDLVDKDYAYVVDGDVYYRARSFSSYGKLSDQSIDDLRIGASERVSADEQGKKEDSVDFALWKAAKAGEPSWDSPWGAGRPGWHIECSVMSTRYLADTLDIHGGGADLVFPHHENERAQSEARTGKTFVNYWLHNGFVTMGDDGEKMSKSLGNFVLAHDLLKEVDPTIVRFFLASAHYRAPLKFSHSNLEEAQRNLERLQTAHDNINYRLQDAKESLADDEKHLGELQAMDEHFIQVMDDDFNVPNALTVIYEALKRINIYMEAPQVSQAVLKAYDQQLSQWLAIIGIEFQEASILDSEVQALIEERDQARLDKDYDRSDAIRQELLDQGIILDDTPQGTRWRRSK
- the nadE gene encoding ammonia-dependent NAD(+) synthetase, whose protein sequence is MRQQQAEIIQALKVTPSIDSDDEIERSLTFITDYLKRYPFLKTLVLGISGGQDSTLAGKLCQMAIEQIRQTTQDETYQFIAVTLPYGQQYDAQDVKDALAFIQPDQVLEVNIKGAVDQQVTALKAAGLELSDFNKGNIKARQRMVVQYAIAGQSSGVVVGTDHAAEAVTGFYTKFGDGASDIVPLWRLNKRQGKQLLKALGCPAHLYDKVPTADLEDDRPQLPDEEALGVSYQAIDDYLEGREVSDQDAQTIENWYQKSQHKRHLPINLYDTWWRE
- a CDS encoding nicotinate phosphoribosyltransferase translates to MTIYPDDSLALHTDLYEINMMKTYWEAGNADQRCVFEMYFRNNPFENGYAIFAGLEHLTQYLDNLKFNETDIAYLRETQNYPEEFLDYLANFQFNGTIRSMVEGEVCFANEPLLQVEGSLADCQLIETALLNIINFQTLIATKASRIRTVCGNDSLAEFGARRAHELDASIWGARAAYIGGFDSTSNVRAGKILGVPVSGTHAHAMVQAYRSDYEAFKHYAESHKNCVFLVDTYDVLNSGVPNAIRVAREMGDKINFVGVRIDSGDITYLSKRVRKMLDEAGYPDAIIVASNDLDEKTILNLKMQGAKVDSWGVGTKLITAYDQASLGGVYKLCAIEDEKGDLVPTMKLSSSPEKVTTPGKKQIWRITNNLDGKSEGDYVTVEDEELDTSQPLYMFHPTYTYINKTVEDFSARPLLQTIYQDGKRVYDLPALEEVKAYAEESLAALWDEYKRILNPEAYPVDLSQELYDLKMDSIHAIHERVKAGAKKNPVNAD
- a CDS encoding sugar transferase, producing MQKNGEWTNWYRIVIWATEALILFLSYLISFLIRYQSRYIPLENGEAFQSVFPWIMLIFLVINLLSGVYVLYNKTRGDLFFITLIDQGLIAAMTMILSFIGRWFAFPRLVILIDFFVSVTLLYFFRSLVFSIYRRYASTKRVMIIGYEDEVFSAIYNFKNSKSSRHLVTHVVLSDFYNNICKRLDDIDIVYMASSIPEKEKLKIYGLLMQKEKKLFLNSKFENLVMVNPNIMSFEDESIIETSDFRIPADQALIKRGLDIICSLILLIIASPIMLLTAIAIKLTSRGPVFYKQVRITENSKEFEILKFRSMVVDSEVKSGPVIARKNDSRVTPVGKFIRAVRIDELPQLINILKGDMSLVGPRPERPFFVDQFQKQNPHYYLRHNVKAGLTGYAQVYGKYASDFNSKLNFDLIYIKTYSLILDMKILLQTIKVLFEKVSSSGVDEDNLPKEDREDIEKMGIELVE
- a CDS encoding uracil-xanthine permease family protein, which produces MSSTPRNSHLEAGIDDKIPGSEALTLGLQHGLSMNVYIGPMIIAGIVGLSTGQMSAVIQSTFIACGLAMIIQTKLMHLPVAQGASFIPIAAISGIALANGGGIAGWGVAMSAALVGALGLLLLGFSGLMDKFVNYFIPQIVGAVLLLCIGLSLMPAAVNNIYTAPQASVGQNLILGLVAIISMVTATLLGNRLTGFAGKICRIGSILITFLIGCVLAQFMGVLDLSPVAAAPWFSLPMVMFKDFSFQFDLPSVLTMLVIYLLLLSESTGAWIALANASESPLSKERINKGVVGEALGCLLTSFLGTSPVTGFSSNAGIISLTRVASLPVFYYAGGLFILFGLSGKLSALISVIPGAVIGGVFLVICGTIFLAGLQSLQNVEIKEKETFLIALSVGTVVLIQYMPNDFLLSLPPVLQYFFGSPISVASIVAMALNKVLPEG
- a CDS encoding pseudouridine synthase gives rise to the protein MRLLDLIQAECHLSATKAKRLIHAGEVFYKGRALVDINQALDPDLMAIYYRGRRIGQGLGHHYLVYNKAAGQVSAKKDSHWPTPYDHLPERYQGTSIVGRLDRDVEGLLLLTDNGQLHYFLEHARFHMPKTYQVTVNGDLAADLVEKFQAGVTFTDGTTCRPAQLEIIGPRQAYLTIDQGMRHQVKKMFLANGLKVTHLKRLSLGPLRLDPDLKTGHFRPLTGGESEQIVKIMENNSRNHLITDNNSV
- a CDS encoding ECF transporter S component, with product MARRKNTALQNKTISSLFIAILIMQTFVPWIGYIPLGPANVTIIHITVIAGGMVLGPASGAMLGLVWGVLSLFHNMIQPTILSPIFLNPLVSVLPRVCVGFLSGWAARFLAKWLRPEVSRIIIGALGTITNTSLVIIMTALFSSESYAKALNIPETAVLGTFVGALGINFIFEIIAAAVLVPIIGSVFDRVKK